The Phragmites australis chromosome 13, lpPhrAust1.1, whole genome shotgun sequence DNA window ATGGCTAATGGGATCGAGTAACTAATTTCTTATATACGAGTAGCGCTTAGCAATATATACGGTTTTTTTTAATGCCGTGACACTCTCAGATGCCCGTTGATTAGCAAGAGCTAGGTAGGGAGCCATTGCATCCACGACTTCCCCCAGCAGAGCAAACAACGTCAGAGAATCGGCGCAGACGCATGTCCTGACTCCTGATAttctttgcaagttgcaacGGGGGCCCCTGTTGGTCTGTTGTCCACTGCTGCACTGCATGCCCGAATCAGCAGCACTCGAGCCTCAAGTACCTTAAGCGCATAATTAGCTAAGCAACAACAAACTGAATAACAACAGAACCAGCTGCTTTAGCTTTCGTCTGTTGGGAAAATATATGTGCTCGATCAACCCTGTGGGTAGTGGTGGATGCAGAGGAGCCAGTAGAGGCTCATCCACCTCTCACTCTTTTCTGGGGCTGGAGCCCCTGATCCGCCCCTTCGTTTAGGGAGAAGGACTGAGCCACTTGATATGCTGATCTGATCTCAGCTGCAGTATTGAAGCCTGTAGGGAGAAGGACAGACGCATGACGTCTCACGGGTCACGGCAGCTGAATCCTGGAGAGCCTTTCTGATAAAAAGCAAGTCACTCTCGGTTTAGGTGGACCCGATATCCGATTCTTCGCGGGAAATTTCTCTATTAGAGGATAGAGATGGAGAGATTTTATCCCCCGTGAACTCATATGGGAACGGGGACGGGAAGACGCTCTCCGTCCCCGCTCCCCGCTATATCCccgatatcacatatatacatatttttttagtatataaatatacaaacattacattatgtagagtaaataataaattactcatatttttttatctaaactacgatatttaatcaatcttgGATTAATTACCCTCGTATACATctataaattacttatttatacaacatacatattataatatataaaaataatcaaatatcattCAATTTTACATCTTTATTGGAGACCTGATCCCCGCAAATTCCCCACGGAGATGAGGATGAAAAAATCTTCCCCCAATAACTAAATGGGAACGGGAATAGAAAAACATTTCCCTACGGGGATTGGCCCCGTtgccgttgccatccctaggtTTAGGCCTTGTGACTTTGTGAGCGGCTGTGCCGAGCCGTGACGGGATGCGGGCTAGCTTCAAACTGTTCTGCCCGTGGATCAATCAAGCCCATACATATCCGGCCTCTTACGGCATACGCAGGAGCAGTTGCTGGCCGCACCGAGCAGAACAAAGAGGCCGCTGCCCCGTGGGCTGCTCAACGCCTCAACCAACCAGCAACTGCCGCGGCGTCTCCCGCGGCCGCGACGCAACGTGCGGTCGGGTCGTGTCTTGTACTCCTGTGATCCTGCCCTGTCATCGGGGCGACACGGCATGCTGCCTAGCGGGAGACGAGCGCGGGCGCAGTTCACTCggcgaagccgaaggcaagTTCGTGGCTCTCCAGTCCTACATGTACGGCCCGGTAAGAAGGCGAACGCTCGGCAACCGCATGTCGGAGCGCGGCCTGCTTCTTTGAGCCGTTTCTGGAGAATTTCTGCCATCAAACCCCTGAGCAGCCGCACGGGAGTCCCGGCTGCCATCTCCGGCCGTTGTTCCTCCCTCACGTATCTCGGCAAGCTCCCGACCTTTTCCTTAGACGTGGAAGTTCCCAAGTTTTTTACAATTCCTATTGGTCGTCATGGTCTCGTAGGGGCAGACAGAGGTCATCCGAGATGTCACCCATGGGCTGATCGAGGTCTCGCATAATGCATGGATTCTAGAGAATGTAGCGGCCAAGCAGCCAAGGATTTATCCGATGAGAAGAACCAACCACCAGCTCGCCAAAAGTTAACGAATATGTTCGTTCGGTCGAACATTATGAAATCATCAAACTAGAAATTGCAATGCACGACTAAACCTTCATcgccaaaaataaaaaaataaaaaaaatgacatcGCATATGAGCAAAGCGGCCGGCGAGATTAAACAGATGAGACCGGCACGTAGGCAGCCACGGAATGGATGTGCTACACGTAGTCGTGGCCGGGCACACCCTGTCCGTGGTCGAGCGCGACGACACGCACGACCAGGCCACCGGCCGCGCGCTCACCGGCTCCTGGCTCTGGGACTCCTCCGTCGTCCTCGCATCCCACCTCGCCACCTCTGCCTCCgcccggctccagctccagggCACCACCGTCGTCGAGCTCGGCGCTGGCACCGGCCTCCCGGGCATCGCTGCCGTCGCCTGCCTCAACGCCACGAGCTGCGTGCTCACGGACGTGCAGCCGCCGCTGCCAGCCCTCTGGGCCAAACGGGCTTACCGCCGCGCAGGTAGACGTGTGCGAGCTCCGGTGGGGGGACGACCAGCTCGAGCCCGAGGTGCAATCAGTTCCATTTTTTCACTTTATTCCAAACTAGTAATTCAGCCCAGTTGCGTCCAACCACTGTCGTACTGTACAGGACAACTTGTTGATTCATTTTTCGACAACATGTAATTCCTTTTTGTTAATTCATTCTTTGCCTCCAACTATTCAGGCATTTTTCCGTACAAGTGTACGACTTGTACATGCAAGTAAATTGAATCCTCAAGGAATCAAGGAACACTGCAAGCATGACAGTTTGGGCATGGCCGAGAACCACAGTAGTTTAAATTGAAAAGCACTTTGTAGTAAGAGAATTTACAATTGCAAAGGGCTGCTACAGCATATTGTATGCTCCTGATCTGCTGCATTCACTGTTCATCAAGGCAAAATTCACCCTTCCTATGTGTAAAGGGGCAAAGGGGAAAGAAGAACTACTGACATTTTTCAATCCTCATGAAACTAAAGACCAGAGTTTTCTGGAGTATTTGTCTAACCAACCCAAACTTTCAACTTCCAGATGTACACTCTAATAAGAACCTGTTTTATTTCATGAAATTAGAGCCCTAGAGAACGTGAAAAGCGATCTGCAAGGTTGGCAATAAATAAGCCAGAAAATACCTGGGAAAAAAACATGTACACATGGTAAAACAAATGACAAACACATGCAACAGTGATCTGGAACAGTTCAGAGGTATAAAAAATTCAACATGGGAAGCCAATAACACAAGGTTTTGACATAAATCCAGCTCAAAAAATACTGAGCTGCAGGACATTCGTACCTGGATAGAATCAAGAATATAGACTGCTGAATGAATAGTGACGACCATGAATGACCATATCAGCAACCATTGCTATTGGAATTGTGAGAGACATGCCTAAGGTGGCCACCAAGGGAGTAGTCCAAACAACAGAAAGAGCCCTAACCACAAGTTCCATTGTCACAATTAATTACTGCAAGTGTGCAATAATATAAAAAGACATTAACCTTCTTTTAATGCGTACCAGAAGTAGTCTGATAATACACTTCCGATTAGGCCATTTGCCACCACCACTTCATCCACTCTAGTTGAGTGGGGCATTGAAAACTTTGGCTCGATGCCTAGGACGGTTAATGGCCAGACTGAAATAAAAACATGATCATGACAAACTTTAGCATATTTGCATATTGAGACCAGAACAATAGGAACCAACCATGAAATACATGCACGATTAAGATAGTTCCagatcataaatatatatttcaaatcGAATACTTCAGTTAAATTAATACTCCTTACCAAGCCACCAGAGAGCAACAAGACTAAAAAGTCCAAGATAACCAAATAGTTTTTGGACATCAACcttttctccttcctctccacaattttttttgagaaGCACTGAAACAATATTGAAAGAATTAGGatataaattcataaaaatcaaCTAGAAATAAAGCAGAGAAGTATAAAAACCTACCAGTAAATAGGCCATATGCGATCGCTGATATAAGGCCAAACATATCACCTAGAAGAGTCCTCTGTGTAACCCTGCATTTGTAAAACTTACAAATCAGCAGCAACGAAGTACAGTATGAGTTCGCTCCCCAAAGTTAAAAATTCTTTTCAAATCATGATCATCACTTTCAAGCGATGTGCACATCAAAATGGAACACTCGATGTTTTTCAGCTGCTTTTGACATGAAAAGCAAGTCAGTTGCAGACAACCAACTGAGTACTACTAGCAAGCAAGCCCAAGGGCTTTATAAGCACAGTAAATTAAGTCTAAACAATATTATACATCATCCCGCACCCATGAGCAATTGTGATTATCAGAGTAAAATTCACTCACCTAGAATTGCCTGCTTCTGATTCATAGAATGCCCAAGTCTGGCCCACAGTTGTCATTACCACGTCAGCCATGCTAATGAAAACAGCAATAACTTTTGCAGCATTTATGGAATCTTGGCCAAGTAACACACCAATGAAAAGAGTGAAGAGTCCCGAAGTTGAAGACAGTACAGTGGTACTGGCAACACTAGTTCTTGCAAGCGCCGCATTTGATAAATACTGCATTCATTCAgcaaaagagaaaaatgagTAACCGCTACCAGTCAAAGTACTGCTTGTATGATTGAAATCTAGGCGTTCAGCAACGATATGGCCATAGTTATTCGCATGCACGTGACAAGGCACCCTAGAATTACAAAGTAACATGCAAAAATTGGAAACTTACCTCTGTCACAAACCATAAGGGACAAAGATACAATCCATAAGTTGCAATCTCCTTAGTGGAAAGCTGCTGCTCCTTCAAAACGCCATCACTAATTCCGGTGACTTCATATATAAGTGGTTTTGTCTCTTCTAGTACAGGAATGTCCACATCAGTGTAATTGATCACTATAGTTTTTTGTGACTCCATTTCCAACATCTTCTGAAATTCACCATTCTTCAAAGGGGCACTACCGCCGAAGGAAGATATGTTTGTGACTTTTGAAGCTTTAGTGCTTCCGGAATGCCTTCTCATCGAATTGTATATAAAATCTTTTAGGAATGACAAAGGTAGATATATAACCATAAGGGAGGCCCCCGAGTAAGTTACTGCAAACGGATGTTTATAGTTCAGATGTTAAAATGAAAAATTAATACATTTCACAAGATGAACTTTGATGGGAGCCTAAACTTAGAAAGACCAAAAACGATCTaagaaattaaaagaaaaactacTATCATTGTGGATGAGAGTATCTATGTAATCGTCTTGAGCTAAATGCGACCAATTCATTTTTACTTCGAGAATATAAtgctaaaaaaacaaaagttgAAAACCAACCAAAAGTAAAGTAAGGCTCTTCATCTAAATTTAATCATGCATTATAGGTAATCAAGAATATCACAACCACCTCCAATCAGCTAGATATTAGTGGCGCCCACTGTCACAACCACCTCAAGGAGAGCAGCAGcagttttttttggggggggggggggggggggaggggggaggcgtGGGGTGGTGGGGTAAAGCGGGGGTGACCTACCACCGGAAGTTTCTATTTTGGTCTTCCCGAGGCGGGCACGACCGGAGGAGCAGAGAGCCGAGACAAGTCAGCCAGAGGAGACGCTGTGTTAGGGTGGATTCGGTCATCCAACGAGGTGGGGTGATGGAGATGGCGAGATGGGGTGAAGATGGGACGGATAAGGACGGCGATATGGGGCGGATGGGGATGATGGTGTGACTTGAACGTCCAGCGAGGTGGGGTGGACGGGTAGGGCGATAAGTAGTAGCAGGCTAGTGTCTCTAACGGGTGGGCTGTGTGGCGGGTTGGTGGATGAGTGTGGGTGGGGGTTGAG harbors:
- the LOC133888814 gene encoding uncharacterized vacuolar membrane protein YML018C-like, yielding KHPFAVTYSGASLMVIYLPLSFLKDFIYNSMRRHSGSTKASKVTNISSFGGSAPLKNGEFQKMLEMESQKTIVINYTDVDIPVLEETKPLIYEVTGISDGVLKEQQLSTKEIATYGLYLCPLWFVTEYLSNAALARTSVASTTVLSSTSGLFTLFIGVLLGQDSINAAKVIAVFISMADVVMTTVGQTWAFYESEAGNSRVTQRTLLGDMFGLISAIAYGLFTVLLKKNCGEEGEKVDVQKLFGYLGLFSLVALWWLVWPLTVLGIEPKFSMPHSTRVDEVVVANGLIGSVLSDYFWALSVVWTTPLVATLGMSLTIPIAMVADMVIHGRHYSFSSLYS